Proteins encoded by one window of Rubrobacter indicoceani:
- a CDS encoding NADH-quinone oxidoreductase subunit NuoB has protein sequence MGLIQQFDEPNVITTSTDKVFNWARKNSLWPLQFGLACCAIEMMSTGMAHNDLERFGSSPFMGSPRQADVMIVSGTVSTKMAERMTRLYEQMAEPKWVIAMGACAISGGPFLDGYSVLMGADRVIPVDVYVPGCPPRPEALIFGIMALQKKVERDMQVGRNRPRPALVNEDGTINEYLPEREYTGMSEGIAERFEGVAQLKRTYTFERTGLPPESMTDTGWVPPEVQKKLKEEEKAKKAAAAAEKKAAKEKADAEKAEPEASGGGTATATAEKPKDGGGDSEEKPTRVRKRQEKTAGDESDGGGES, from the coding sequence GTGGGTCTGATCCAGCAGTTCGACGAGCCGAACGTTATCACGACTTCGACGGACAAGGTCTTTAACTGGGCGCGCAAGAACTCCCTGTGGCCCCTGCAGTTCGGGCTTGCCTGTTGCGCCATCGAGATGATGAGCACGGGCATGGCCCACAACGACCTTGAACGTTTCGGGAGCAGCCCGTTTATGGGCAGTCCGCGTCAGGCGGATGTGATGATCGTCTCCGGCACCGTCTCGACCAAGATGGCCGAGCGTATGACGCGCCTCTACGAGCAGATGGCCGAGCCGAAGTGGGTGATCGCGATGGGGGCGTGTGCGATCTCGGGCGGGCCGTTTCTCGACGGTTACTCGGTGCTGATGGGGGCGGACAGGGTTATTCCGGTGGATGTGTACGTGCCGGGTTGTCCGCCGAGGCCGGAGGCTCTGATATTCGGGATCATGGCTTTGCAGAAAAAGGTCGAGCGCGACATGCAGGTCGGACGGAACCGCCCGCGTCCGGCGCTTGTGAACGAGGACGGAACGATAAACGAGTACCTTCCGGAGCGCGAATACACCGGGATGAGCGAGGGCATCGCCGAACGCTTCGAGGGCGTCGCGCAACTCAAGCGTACCTACACCTTCGAGCGCACGGGCCTGCCGCCGGAGTCGATGACCGACACCGGATGGGTCCCGCCCGAGGTCCAGAAGAAACTGAAGGAAGAAGAGAAGGCAAAAAAAGCCGCCGCTGCCGCCGAGAAGAAAGCGGCGAAGGAGAAAGCCGACGCCGAAAAGGCCGAGCCGGAGGCATCCGGCGGCGGTACGGCGACCGCGACCGCTGAAAAGCCGAAGGACGGCGGGGGAGATTCCGAAGAGAAGCCGACCCGCGTCAGGAAGCGGCAGGAGAAAACCGCCGGGGACGAGTCGGACGGTGGGGGTGAGTCCTGA
- a CDS encoding NADH-quinone oxidoreductase subunit A has product MTGLLFQQGLGYEASYLYIGAFMLLMVAFGATVLVFARLVSPSKRSAVKQETYETGEAAVTDPWRPFPVRYYVFALTFLIFDIEALFLFPWAVVYGGLGVFAFVQMLIFVVILSVGLIYEWKKGALKWV; this is encoded by the coding sequence GTGACGGGGCTTCTTTTTCAGCAGGGTCTCGGGTACGAGGCGAGCTACCTTTATATCGGGGCTTTTATGCTGCTCATGGTGGCTTTCGGGGCAACGGTTCTTGTTTTTGCAAGGCTTGTTTCGCCGAGCAAACGTTCGGCGGTAAAGCAGGAGACCTACGAGACGGGTGAAGCGGCGGTTACAGACCCGTGGCGGCCGTTTCCTGTTCGGTACTACGTGTTTGCGCTGACGTTCCTTATCTTCGACATCGAGGCGTTGTTTCTCTTTCCGTGGGCGGTCGTCTACGGGGGCCTCGGGGTCTTTGCGTTTGTGCAGATGCTTATCTTTGTGGTCATCCTGTCCGTCGGCCTTATCTACGAATGGAAGAAAGGGGCTCTTAAGTGGGTCTGA
- a CDS encoding NADH-quinone oxidoreductase subunit C, translating to MALKLPEGDLKKRLDGYLSGFRNRHGLEEGETAGNSVRVTVRPGDIRSVLTTAREDLGIMHLSFITVVDLKGSFGLTYELLDLRGGIVKVRTSIEGTEPVIDSVTRVYPTANWHEREAYDMFGVAFRGHPDLRRTFMWQDHFDHHPLLKEFEINTKRTFEGLR from the coding sequence ATGGCTTTGAAGCTGCCGGAGGGTGATCTCAAAAAGCGGCTTGACGGGTATCTGAGCGGCTTCCGGAACCGTCACGGCCTTGAAGAGGGCGAGACCGCCGGGAACTCGGTGCGGGTAACGGTCAGGCCGGGGGACATCAGGAGCGTGCTCACGACGGCGCGGGAGGATCTTGGCATCATGCACCTCTCGTTTATCACGGTCGTTGATCTGAAAGGCTCGTTCGGGCTGACGTACGAGCTGCTGGACCTGCGCGGCGGGATAGTCAAGGTCAGGACGAGCATCGAGGGGACGGAGCCGGTAATAGATTCGGTTACGCGGGTGTACCCGACGGCGAACTGGCACGAGCGGGAGGCTTACGACATGTTCGGGGTTGCGTTCCGGGGGCATCCGGATCTCAGAAGGACGTTTATGTGGCAGGACCACTTCGACCACCATCCGCTTCTGAAGGAGTTCGAGATCAACACCAAAAGAACCTTCGAGGGGCTGCGCTGA